CAACATTGACAAATGCTTGTATAAACTTTGATTTTAATGAAGCAATACAGAAATCAGCAGCTAATGCCATATTAAAGGCTGCACCGGCAACCGCACCGGCAACTGCAAAAATAACAGGTTTTGCTAATTGCTTCATTTTAAACGATATTTCCTGAACAAGATGTGCAATATCAACGAGAGAAGTGATATCATCTTCGTTCACAACTCTTTGCATTTCAACTAGATCTCCTCCTACTGAAAAAACAGAGCCTTCTCCTTTAAAAAGGACAAATGAAACCTTAGCATTTTCTTTAGCTTTTTCAAGTGCAGATAAAATTTCTTGACACATGGGGATGTTAAAGCCATTATTAACTTCAGGTCTATTAAATGTAATTGTTACAACCTCATCTTCTTCAAGATAAGTGATGTATTGAAAAGTCATAGTTCACCTCTTTTTCAATAAAGTAGTTTGGTCGTTAAATAATTTGATTATCAAACTACATTTAACTATTCTACACTAGAAAAATTAGCTTTGCAAGTTTTTTCTGTAAAAAATAAAAAACCAGATATCAATCTGGTTTTTTAAATATCGTCTAAAGCATCCTTCACTTTATCAAAAAATCCTTTTTTCTTTTGTGGTGCAACGCTTTCTCCGCTTGCATTTGCAAAAGCGTTTAAAGCTTCTTTTTGCTCAGGATTCAATTTTGTAGGGGTTACAATAGTTACAGTGACATGTTGGTCACCTTGACCATTGCCTCTTAATTTTGGAGCACCCTTTCCTTTTAGACGGAAGGTTTTTCCAGTTTGTGTTCCAGCAGGAATAGTCATCTCAACATCACCATGTACAGTTGGTATCTCGACGGTATCACCTAAAGCAGCCTGAACAAAACTAATATTCATATTGTAATAAATCGTTGGTCCATTGCGTTCAAACTTCTTACTTGGTAAGACATTAATGATAACAAATAGGTCTCCATAAGGTCCGCCATTAATACCAGCT
This Streptococcus urinalis 2285-97 DNA region includes the following protein-coding sequences:
- the fabM gene encoding trans-2-decenoyl-ACP isomerase, which codes for MTFQYITYLEEDEVVTITFNRPEVNNGFNIPMCQEILSALEKAKENAKVSFVLFKGEGSVFSVGGDLVEMQRVVNEDDITSLVDIAHLVQEISFKMKQLAKPVIFAVAGAVAGAAFNMALAADFCIASLKSKFIQAFVNVGLAPDAGGLYLLTRAVGLSKATHLVMTGEAVSAEKAEQLGFVYKSCESEKLEKTVANLLKKLRRGSKNSYGAMKELIWESFFQSWEKYASLELQLQESLAFKEDFKEGVRAHAERRRPQFTGE